The following are encoded together in the Dyella terrae genome:
- the aat gene encoding leucyl/phenylalanyl-tRNA--protein transferase codes for MIRLPLLDATRPEHFPDPRKALNDPNGLLAFGGDLSPRRLLAAYAQGIFPWFNEDEPLLWWSPDPRCVFHTNTLTPNRSLRRRLAQVDWVITVDHAFHDVVAACAAPRPGQSGTWIVPAMISAYEQLHAMGHAHSVEVWEHDRLIGGIYGIAVGRLFCGESMFSRESGGSRVALMALATLLRRWDFPWIDAQVTNAHLMQLGAVEYPRTEFLRTVAHLSQLPGQPGNWAQFTPLAQWTHQATTN; via the coding sequence ATGATTCGATTGCCCCTGCTCGACGCGACCAGGCCGGAACACTTCCCTGATCCGCGCAAAGCATTGAACGATCCGAACGGCCTGCTGGCCTTCGGCGGCGATCTGTCGCCACGCCGCCTGCTGGCCGCCTATGCGCAGGGCATCTTCCCCTGGTTCAACGAGGACGAACCACTACTCTGGTGGTCGCCCGACCCGCGCTGCGTGTTCCACACGAATACGCTGACTCCCAACCGCAGCCTGCGGCGGCGCCTTGCCCAGGTAGATTGGGTCATTACCGTCGACCACGCCTTCCACGACGTGGTGGCGGCATGCGCCGCACCGCGGCCCGGCCAGAGCGGCACCTGGATCGTTCCGGCGATGATCTCAGCCTACGAGCAGCTGCACGCGATGGGACACGCGCACAGTGTTGAGGTGTGGGAGCACGACCGTCTGATCGGCGGCATCTACGGCATCGCCGTTGGACGGCTGTTCTGCGGCGAATCCATGTTCAGCCGCGAAAGCGGTGGCTCCCGCGTCGCGTTGATGGCGTTGGCGACGTTGCTGCGGCGCTGGGACTTTCCCTGGATCGATGCGCAGGTCACCAACGCCCATTTGATGCAGCTGGGCGCGGTGGAATATCCGCGCACCGAATTCCTGCGTACCGTGGCGCATCTGTCCCAGCTACCGGGGCAGCCCGGCAACTGGGCGCAATTCACGCCGCTGGCTCAATGGACCCATCAGGCCACCACCAACTGA
- a CDS encoding glutathionylspermidine synthase family protein yields the protein MRRVTSTPRADWQARLESQGFAFHTIDGQPYWREDVCYVFDEAQIDGLEAATNELHSLCLEAVDRVVRGGRYADIGLDERAATLIERSWWDREPALYGRMDLSYDGSSPPRLLEYNADTPTALFEASVAQWYWLQDVASDADQFNSIHEALVERWRMLPPASHVHFAACYESSEDALTCDYLVDTCMQAGHRATALDVEQLGWSGKDFIDLDDAPIERLFKLYPWEWMLSEPFAVHLPQTRLRWFEPAWKMVLSNKAILPLLSEFFPGHPNLLAASRHRTDVAGAVVRKPYWGREGAGVTVLESGQVEGPVTEPCIYQALAPLPVFDGRHALVGSWVVGNNAVGIGMREDVDRVTRNTSCFVPHLFR from the coding sequence ATGCGGCGCGTGACGAGCACGCCGCGCGCCGATTGGCAGGCGCGGTTGGAGTCGCAGGGTTTTGCCTTCCACACCATCGACGGCCAGCCGTACTGGCGCGAGGACGTCTGCTACGTATTCGACGAGGCTCAGATCGACGGGCTGGAAGCAGCCACAAATGAGTTGCACAGCCTTTGCCTTGAAGCGGTCGATCGCGTTGTGCGTGGCGGACGCTACGCGGATATTGGGTTGGACGAGCGCGCCGCCACGTTGATCGAGCGCAGCTGGTGGGACCGAGAGCCTGCACTCTACGGCCGCATGGATCTGTCGTACGACGGCTCGTCGCCGCCGCGACTGCTGGAATACAACGCGGATACGCCTACTGCATTGTTCGAGGCATCCGTGGCGCAGTGGTACTGGCTGCAGGACGTGGCGTCCGACGCCGATCAGTTCAACTCCATCCATGAGGCGCTGGTCGAGCGCTGGCGCATGCTGCCGCCGGCGTCGCATGTGCATTTCGCCGCCTGCTACGAAAGCAGTGAAGATGCGTTGACCTGCGATTATCTTGTCGATACCTGCATGCAGGCGGGTCACCGCGCCACGGCGTTGGATGTGGAGCAGCTCGGCTGGTCAGGCAAAGACTTTATTGATCTTGATGACGCGCCGATCGAACGGCTGTTCAAGCTCTACCCGTGGGAATGGATGTTGTCCGAGCCATTCGCGGTGCACCTGCCGCAGACGCGTCTGCGCTGGTTTGAGCCAGCATGGAAGATGGTGCTGTCGAACAAGGCCATCCTGCCGCTGTTGTCGGAGTTCTTTCCGGGGCATCCGAACCTGCTGGCGGCGAGCCGCCATCGCACGGATGTTGCGGGGGCTGTGGTGCGCAAACCGTACTGGGGCAGGGAAGGTGCCGGGGTGACGGTGCTGGAGTCTGGACAGGTGGAAGGTCCGGTGACCGAGCCATGCATCTACCAGGCGCTGGCGCCGCTGCCGGTGTTCGATGGCCGGCATGCGCTGGTGGGGTCCTGGGTCGTGGGCAACAACGCCGTGGGCATTGGCATGCGCGAGGATGTCGATCGCGTCACGCGCAACACGAGCTGCTTTGTACCGCACCTATTTCGCTGA
- a CDS encoding DUF350 domain-containing protein, whose product MLPDLSTLPAFAAYFGLGVLFLAIFCTVHIWLTPQREMALIRHGNQAAAISLGGALIGFIAPLVSAMSHSVNLLDLALWGLVALIVQWLAHQAIHLLIRDLATQIEEDNRAVAIFAAVIAIAVGLVNAAAMTW is encoded by the coding sequence GTGTTGCCGGATCTTTCCACGTTGCCTGCGTTTGCAGCGTACTTTGGGTTGGGTGTCCTTTTTCTCGCCATCTTCTGCACGGTGCACATCTGGCTGACACCGCAACGCGAGATGGCGCTCATTCGCCATGGCAACCAGGCCGCCGCGATCAGTCTCGGTGGCGCCCTGATCGGTTTCATCGCGCCGCTGGTCAGCGCGATGTCGCACAGCGTGAACCTGCTGGACCTGGCCTTGTGGGGACTGGTGGCGCTCATCGTGCAATGGTTGGCGCACCAAGCCATTCACCTGCTGATTCGTGACCTTGCCACGCAGATCGAAGAAGACAATCGTGCGGTGGCGATCTTCGCCGCGGTGATCGCGATTGCCGTGGGTCTGGTGAACGCTGCGGCGATGACGTGGTGA
- a CDS encoding HD-GYP domain-containing protein codes for MTVKPQFRIVAIYVSVALLWVLFSDRLLFSLTADTRTLSLLHTIKGCIYVVVTGGLLYWLIGRDVRRMDRLNHLLLTGNEQSLRALVSAMDVRHKETRDHSERVMRMTVALARRVGLDGDALRHVRFGALLHDIGKLALPDAVLIKPGPLTPDEMTLMRTHPVLGRDLLMRTAFLRPAIDIPYAHHERWDGTGYPRGLIGEEIPLAARIFSVVDVWDALSFPRVYKPAWPEMDVMDYLRNAAGGQLDPGVVGLFMEHYDELKAIGLGQAPD; via the coding sequence GTGACGGTCAAACCCCAATTTCGCATTGTCGCCATCTACGTGTCGGTGGCCCTGCTGTGGGTGCTCTTTTCCGATCGCCTGCTTTTTTCGCTAACGGCGGATACCCGCACGCTGAGCCTGCTGCACACGATCAAGGGCTGCATCTATGTGGTGGTGACCGGCGGCCTGCTGTACTGGCTGATTGGCCGCGACGTCCGCCGTATGGATCGCCTTAACCATCTGCTGCTGACCGGCAATGAGCAATCGTTGCGTGCGCTGGTGTCAGCGATGGATGTACGCCACAAGGAAACGCGCGACCATTCTGAGCGCGTCATGCGCATGACGGTGGCGCTAGCGCGCCGCGTGGGGCTGGATGGCGACGCACTTCGGCATGTGCGCTTTGGCGCCCTGCTACATGACATCGGCAAGCTGGCCTTGCCCGACGCGGTGCTGATCAAGCCCGGACCGTTGACGCCCGATGAGATGACCTTGATGCGCACGCACCCCGTGCTGGGCAGGGATCTGCTCATGCGGACGGCGTTCTTGCGACCGGCCATCGACATTCCCTATGCGCACCACGAGCGCTGGGATGGCACGGGCTATCCGCGCGGTCTGATCGGTGAGGAGATACCACTAGCTGCACGCATCTTCAGTGTCGTCGATGTGTGGGATGCGTTGAGCTTCCCGCGCGTCTACAAACCGGCGTGGCCTGAAATGGACGTCATGGACTATCTGCGCAACGCGGCCGGCGGCCAGCTCGATCCCGGTGTCGTGGGGCTATTCATGGAGCACTACGACGAGCTGAAGGCGATCGGTCTGGGACAGGCGCCGGATTGA
- a CDS encoding DUF1905 domain-containing protein, with product MNRHRAVAFRATVHSDQRPWLVPLPFDPVSQWSTPARPLWKCGHGHRVRGSLNGQDFRGAVVERAGSFWLQLEEATVIAAGLSTLGAGEWVDVLIEPEDA from the coding sequence ATGAACAGGCATCGCGCCGTAGCATTTCGCGCCACCGTACATAGCGACCAGCGGCCGTGGTTGGTGCCGCTGCCGTTCGATCCGGTCAGTCAGTGGTCCACGCCGGCCAGGCCGCTGTGGAAATGCGGCCACGGGCATCGCGTTCGCGGGAGCCTCAATGGGCAGGATTTCCGTGGCGCCGTAGTAGAGCGGGCGGGATCGTTCTGGCTGCAACTCGAGGAAGCCACCGTCATTGCCGCCGGGCTGAGCACGCTGGGCGCTGGCGAATGGGTAGACGTGCTGATCGAGCCCGAAGACGCCTGA
- a CDS encoding class I SAM-dependent methyltransferase produces the protein MHASADEALILDAWQSNAQAWEQAVREGRIESRKLVTDQAIVDAVLAHTPRTVIDVGCGEGWLARTLTALGVKVIGVDVIPALIESARSKGDGDFRVLSYEDMAAGALAERADVVVCNFSLLGQESVDGLLAAMPELLEPGGTLIVQTLHPLLAAEPYADGWREGSWVGCGNGFGQAAPWYFRTLGSWVSAFERAGLSLHGINEPIHPHTGRPASVIFMVGERQGNGDEQASRRSISRHRT, from the coding sequence ATGCATGCCAGCGCGGACGAGGCACTGATTCTCGACGCCTGGCAGAGCAATGCGCAGGCCTGGGAACAGGCCGTGCGCGAAGGCCGCATCGAGAGCCGAAAGCTCGTGACCGACCAGGCCATTGTCGATGCCGTGCTTGCGCATACGCCGCGTACGGTGATCGATGTCGGCTGCGGCGAAGGCTGGCTGGCCCGGACGCTGACGGCGTTGGGCGTAAAGGTGATCGGGGTAGACGTTATCCCGGCCTTGATCGAGTCGGCCCGTTCGAAGGGCGACGGTGATTTCCGCGTACTGTCCTACGAGGACATGGCGGCCGGTGCGCTCGCTGAGCGGGCGGACGTGGTGGTATGCAACTTCTCCCTGCTCGGGCAGGAGTCGGTCGATGGCTTGCTCGCTGCCATGCCCGAGTTGCTTGAGCCGGGTGGCACCTTGATCGTCCAGACGCTGCACCCTCTCTTGGCTGCCGAACCCTACGCAGATGGCTGGCGCGAGGGTTCCTGGGTGGGTTGCGGCAATGGCTTCGGCCAGGCGGCGCCCTGGTACTTCCGCACGCTGGGCAGCTGGGTGTCCGCGTTCGAGCGGGCTGGCCTGAGTCTTCATGGCATCAATGAGCCGATACACCCTCACACTGGACGCCCTGCCTCCGTTATCTTCATGGTCGGGGAACGCCAGGGGAACGGGGATGAACAGGCATCGCGCCGTAGCATTTCGCGCCACCGTACATAG
- the ispG gene encoding flavodoxin-dependent (E)-4-hydroxy-3-methylbut-2-enyl-diphosphate synthase: MSDTTPSPRPAQPASRRPGVGVKIGKITVGGGAPIVVQSMTNTDTEDPASTAKQIAELARAGSELVRITVNTPAAAAAVPRIRDKLAMMGVDVPIIGDFHYNGHQLLEAEPGCAEALAKYRINPGNVGFGKKKDTQFASIIEMALRYEKPVRIGANWGSLDQSMVATLMDENHKRAVPWDASHVAREALIRSALDSAKRAEDIGLPRDRIILSCKVSGVQELIAVYRDIATRCDYALHLGLTEAGMGSKGITASAAALAVLLQEGIGDTIRISLTPEPGASRTGEVIVAQELLQTMGLRAFTPLVTACPGCGRTTSEFFQVLARTVQDHVREQMPLWRVKYDGVENLTLAVMGCVVNGPGESKHANIGISLPGNGEAPSAPVFIDGQKAMTLRGDNIAHEFIGILDNYVASKYASRAG, encoded by the coding sequence ATGAGCGACACGACTCCTTCTCCGCGTCCCGCCCAGCCCGCCTCTCGCCGTCCCGGCGTTGGCGTAAAAATTGGCAAGATCACGGTGGGTGGCGGTGCACCCATCGTGGTGCAGTCGATGACCAACACCGATACGGAAGATCCGGCGAGCACCGCCAAGCAGATCGCTGAGCTGGCTCGCGCCGGTTCCGAACTGGTGCGCATTACGGTGAATACGCCGGCCGCCGCCGCCGCGGTGCCGCGCATCCGTGACAAGCTGGCGATGATGGGTGTGGACGTGCCGATCATTGGCGACTTCCACTACAACGGCCATCAGCTGCTGGAAGCCGAGCCCGGCTGCGCCGAGGCGCTGGCGAAGTACCGCATCAATCCGGGCAATGTCGGCTTCGGCAAGAAAAAAGACACGCAGTTCGCCTCCATCATCGAGATGGCACTGCGCTATGAAAAGCCCGTGCGCATCGGTGCCAACTGGGGCTCGCTCGATCAGAGCATGGTCGCCACGTTGATGGACGAGAACCACAAGCGCGCCGTGCCGTGGGATGCCTCGCACGTGGCACGCGAAGCGCTGATCCGCTCGGCGCTCGACTCGGCCAAGCGGGCCGAAGATATCGGCCTGCCGCGCGATCGCATCATCCTGTCGTGCAAGGTGTCGGGCGTGCAGGAGTTGATCGCGGTGTATCGCGACATCGCCACGCGCTGTGACTATGCATTGCATTTGGGTCTGACCGAGGCCGGCATGGGCTCCAAGGGCATCACCGCTTCTGCTGCGGCGCTTGCGGTGCTTTTGCAGGAGGGCATTGGCGACACTATTCGTATTTCGCTCACACCGGAGCCGGGCGCCTCGCGCACGGGCGAAGTCATCGTGGCGCAGGAACTGCTGCAGACCATGGGCCTGCGTGCATTCACCCCGCTGGTGACGGCGTGCCCTGGTTGTGGTCGCACCACCAGCGAATTCTTCCAGGTGCTCGCACGTACCGTGCAGGATCACGTGCGCGAGCAGATGCCGCTGTGGCGCGTGAAGTACGACGGCGTGGAGAATCTCACGCTCGCCGTGATGGGCTGCGTGGTAAATGGCCCAGGTGAATCCAAGCACGCCAATATCGGCATTTCGCTGCCGGGCAACGGCGAGGCGCCGTCGGCACCGGTGTTTATCGACGGGCAGAAGGCGATGACGCTGCGTGGCGACAACATCGCCCATGAGTTCATCGGCATCCTCGACAACTACGTGGCGTCCAAGTACGCCAGCCGCGCTGGTTGA
- a CDS encoding helix-turn-helix domain-containing protein yields MLQTSRQDGAQRMSPSPSCAGCGHAAVCQASGYDRAELSGLRHIAERVGPMRTGEYLYRPMSPFRALYAVQIGMAKTVAVDVAGREQVLAFHLPGEMIGLDAVEREVHDNAVVALGKTQFCRFPYSAVRHVAAQQPEVPWHLVQSASQRISRLQLSSGNYMAEERFAAFLVDMRDRRAILGLPSDYLPLPMSRADIGNHLRLTTETISRLLGRFRERAWIRADRTGLHILDLPALREQGLSLLMH; encoded by the coding sequence ATGCTTCAGACCTCCCGCCAGGACGGCGCCCAACGCATGTCGCCCTCTCCCTCCTGCGCAGGCTGCGGTCATGCCGCCGTCTGTCAGGCCAGCGGCTACGACCGCGCCGAATTGTCAGGTCTGCGTCATATAGCTGAACGCGTCGGACCGATGCGCACAGGCGAATACCTCTATCGACCCATGTCGCCGTTCCGCGCGCTATATGCGGTGCAGATCGGCATGGCCAAGACCGTAGCAGTGGACGTGGCCGGACGCGAACAGGTGCTCGCCTTCCATCTGCCGGGTGAAATGATCGGTCTGGATGCCGTGGAGCGCGAAGTGCACGACAACGCCGTGGTCGCGCTCGGTAAGACGCAGTTCTGCCGTTTCCCCTACTCGGCCGTTCGGCACGTTGCCGCACAGCAGCCGGAGGTGCCTTGGCACCTAGTGCAGTCGGCAAGCCAGCGCATTTCGCGCCTGCAATTGAGCAGCGGCAACTACATGGCCGAGGAACGCTTCGCCGCCTTCCTCGTCGATATGCGCGACCGCCGCGCCATACTGGGCCTGCCATCGGACTACCTGCCGCTGCCGATGTCCCGCGCGGATATCGGCAACCATCTGCGCCTGACCACCGAAACCATCAGCCGCCTGCTCGGCCGTTTCCGCGAACGCGCCTGGATACGCGCCGACCGCACGGGCCTGCACATCCTCGACCTGCCCGCGCTGCGCGAACAGGGCCTGTCGCTACTGATGCACTAG